One window of the Nitrospinota bacterium genome contains the following:
- a CDS encoding cytochrome c maturation protein CcmE — protein MNPRRRRLFIALAVVAVTLSYLAYTGMQEALVYFVTPSELKARGPNSRGSYVRLGGLVVKGSIQREPEKLKIIFRLTDGVDTITVSHVGVVPDLFGEGRGAVVEGALTPSGLFEAELIMAKHAEEYKPPHGESRLTAEELYRSIIGKEPPSDGRNR, from the coding sequence ATGAACCCCCGCCGAAGGCGCCTCTTCATAGCCTTGGCCGTAGTGGCGGTCACTCTAAGCTACCTCGCCTATACCGGCATGCAGGAGGCACTCGTCTATTTCGTGACCCCCAGCGAGCTCAAAGCCCGTGGGCCAAATTCCCGTGGTAGCTATGTCCGCCTGGGAGGGCTCGTGGTGAAGGGCTCCATCCAGCGCGAGCCCGAGAAGCTGAAGATTATCTTCAGGCTCACAGACGGGGTGGATACCATCACCGTCTCCCACGTAGGCGTGGTGCCGGACCTCTTCGGCGAGGGTCGTGGGGCCGTAGTCGAGGGCGCCCTCACGCCCTCGGGCCTCTTCGAGGCCGAGCTAATCATGGCCAAGCATGCCGAAGAGTACAAGCCTCCCCACGGCGAGAGCCGTTTGACCGCCGAGGAGCTCTACCGGAGCATCATCGGAAAGGAGCCGCCCAGCGATGGCCGAAACCGGTAA
- the ccsA gene encoding cytochrome c biogenesis protein CcsA codes for MPHDKPICGLSRLTVTRIFGLLAAGGLTIGLVTALLIVPSDAIQGEVQRIMYIHVPMAWNTYLAFAVVCFCSMAYLWTRNSAWDRRAAASAEIGVVFTALTISAGSIWGRPTWGTWWTWDARLTTTAILLFIYIGYLVVRQVVEEPEQRARIAAVIGIIGFLDVPLIRLSVMWWRTLHQQPTVFRPGGMTIDRFMFFTLLLNLLAFGCLYLYLMLKRTELEVVRESILVEQARRIAHE; via the coding sequence ATGCCTCATGATAAACCCATCTGCGGGTTGTCCCGCTTGACGGTCACTCGCATCTTCGGCCTGCTCGCCGCTGGCGGGCTTACCATTGGACTTGTCACCGCTTTGCTCATCGTTCCCTCCGATGCCATCCAGGGCGAGGTCCAACGCATCATGTACATCCACGTTCCCATGGCATGGAACACTTACCTTGCTTTTGCTGTGGTCTGCTTCTGCTCGATGGCCTACCTCTGGACCCGCAACTCCGCCTGGGACCGCCGGGCGGCCGCCAGCGCCGAAATCGGTGTCGTATTCACGGCCCTTACCATCTCTGCGGGAAGCATTTGGGGCAGGCCCACGTGGGGTACGTGGTGGACCTGGGACGCCAGGCTTACGACGACCGCCATTCTGCTCTTCATCTACATCGGTTACCTCGTGGTGCGACAGGTCGTAGAGGAGCCGGAACAACGCGCCCGCATTGCCGCCGTCATCGGCATCATAGGGTTTCTCGACGTCCCACTCATACGACTATCGGTCATGTGGTGGCGCACCCTCCACCAGCAGCCGACGGTATTTCGGCCCGGAGGGATGACCATCGACCGCTTCATGTTTTTTACCCTCTTGCTCAACCTGCTTGCATTCGGGTGCCTCTATCTCTACCTCATGCTCAAGCGGACGGAGCTGGAGGTGGTTCGGGAGTCTATTTTGGTCGAACAGGCCAGGAGAATTGCCCATGAGTAG
- a CDS encoding heme exporter protein CcmB yields the protein MTVLAQFAALTTKDLRLELRRKESFITVAFFAILILMVFTFALGPTVTRQKELAPGLIWIAFIFASVLAVGNAFHKEEANATLEGLLLAPVDRGVIYLSKVAGNVVLILAVHTILVPLFFVLFNVDRWAILPSMAVVLVLATVGFAAVGTLLAAVTHAVRAREVLVPLLLLPLAVPLILGAVRSTEVLFMGAGLAEAARWVKLMVAFDALFLASGYLAFEYVVEL from the coding sequence GTGACGGTCTTAGCCCAGTTCGCTGCGCTCACCACCAAGGACCTCCGTCTGGAGCTTCGGCGCAAGGAGAGCTTCATCACAGTGGCATTTTTCGCCATCTTAATCCTCATGGTCTTTACCTTCGCCCTGGGACCGACCGTGACTAGGCAAAAGGAGCTGGCGCCGGGCCTCATCTGGATTGCATTCATCTTCGCCAGCGTCTTGGCCGTCGGCAACGCATTCCATAAAGAGGAGGCCAACGCGACCCTCGAGGGGCTCTTGCTCGCCCCGGTGGACCGCGGTGTGATATATCTAAGTAAAGTGGCCGGGAATGTGGTCTTGATATTGGCGGTCCATACCATCCTGGTCCCTCTTTTTTTTGTCCTGTTCAATGTTGACCGCTGGGCGATACTTCCCTCGATGGCGGTGGTCCTGGTGCTGGCAACCGTCGGCTTCGCCGCGGTGGGGACCCTGCTGGCCGCCGTGACCCACGCCGTAAGGGCCCGTGAGGTTCTTGTGCCCCTTCTGCTTCTGCCCCTGGCGGTGCCGTTGATTCTGGGAGCCGTGCGCTCGACCGAGGTTCTTTTCATGGGGGCAGGCCTCGCCGAGGCTGCCCGCTGGGTCAAGCTGATGGTGGCGTTCGACGCCCTCTTCCTGGCAAGCGGATACCTCGCCTTCGAATACGTGGTGGAGCTCTAA
- the ccmA gene encoding heme ABC exporter ATP-binding protein CcmA, with the protein MSERRKLHPPRPSEMIEAIEVVKTFGPFRALDTITLLLPEGQWGVLYGPNGAGKTTLIKILATLMRPTEGTVRIMGFEATKEPDSIRRKIGLIGHHTHLYEDLTARENLAFTTALYGVSHRSERIERALKQVELTDWRDATVRILSNGMKKRLALARVMVIEPRLLLLDEPYAGLDARSRELLTSYLVFFKEGGGTILLSTHHPQELAAAPVDRLYALGRGRLERDEVVSDVEDWAGTLERIVTGGLSS; encoded by the coding sequence ATGAGTGAGCGCCGCAAACTCCACCCCCCTAGGCCGAGTGAGATGATCGAGGCCATAGAAGTAGTCAAAACATTCGGGCCCTTCCGGGCCCTGGACACCATCACGCTCCTCTTGCCGGAGGGCCAATGGGGCGTCCTCTATGGACCCAACGGGGCGGGAAAGACCACCCTCATTAAGATTCTGGCCACCCTAATGCGCCCGACGGAGGGCACGGTCCGCATCATGGGTTTCGAGGCGACTAAGGAGCCGGATTCCATCAGGCGAAAGATCGGCCTCATCGGCCATCATACGCACCTCTATGAGGACCTGACGGCACGGGAGAACCTCGCCTTCACGACCGCCCTCTACGGTGTTAGCCACCGGTCCGAGCGCATTGAGAGGGCCCTAAAGCAGGTGGAGCTTACGGACTGGCGGGACGCCACTGTCCGCATTCTCTCCAACGGTATGAAAAAGCGTCTCGCCCTGGCCCGTGTCATGGTCATCGAGCCACGTCTTCTTCTTTTGGACGAGCCCTACGCGGGGCTCGACGCCCGCAGCCGGGAGCTTTTGACGAGCTACCTTGTATTTTTCAAAGAGGGAGGCGGGACGATTTTGCTCTCCACCCACCATCCCCAGGAGTTAGCCGCCGCGCCCGTCGACAGGCTATACGCCCTGGGTCGGGGCAGGCTCGAGCGGGATGAGGTCGTTAGCGACGTGGAGGATTGGGCCGGCACTCTGGAGCGAATCGTTACGGGGGGGTTATCGTCGTGA
- a CDS encoding CDP-diacylglycerol O-phosphatidyltransferase yields the protein MGRPGRHAHLLPRLLLMQPEPDSRIAWLAHAYTCLGLICAGLILSAGARGDARGAFFWMFLALFIDATDGALARRLRAAERLPHFDGAQLDNLVDYINYALCPSYLLFALGLLPSGALALGAVPLVASAYGFSRSDAKTADGFFRGFPSYWNIVVFYAWCLRLSAGWIAGWLLLLGALTFVPIRYPTPFKARPLRHLTDPLCVAWALSLIVLYFQLPEPSGWLVWVSLLYPAYYAAAALWLTYADQRGV from the coding sequence ATGGGGCGGCCGGGCCGACACGCCCATCTCCTGCCCCGTCTCCTTTTAATGCAGCCGGAGCCTGACTCCCGTATTGCTTGGCTAGCCCACGCCTACACCTGCCTAGGGCTTATCTGCGCCGGCCTCATCTTGTCGGCCGGTGCCCGAGGCGACGCCCGGGGAGCCTTCTTCTGGATGTTCCTGGCCCTCTTTATCGATGCCACCGACGGGGCTCTGGCCCGAAGGTTGCGGGCCGCAGAGCGGCTGCCCCACTTCGACGGGGCGCAGCTCGACAACCTCGTCGACTACATCAACTATGCGCTCTGCCCGTCCTACCTCCTCTTCGCCTTGGGCCTGCTGCCCTCGGGCGCCCTCGCGCTGGGGGCGGTGCCGTTGGTTGCTAGCGCCTACGGTTTTTCGAGGAGCGACGCTAAGACGGCCGACGGCTTTTTCCGCGGTTTTCCATCATACTGGAATATAGTCGTCTTTTACGCCTGGTGCCTCCGGCTCTCGGCGGGCTGGATCGCCGGATGGCTGCTTCTGCTGGGTGCTCTTACCTTCGTTCCAATCCGCTACCCGACCCCCTTCAAGGCCCGGCCTCTACGTCACTTGACCGACCCCCTCTGCGTGGCCTGGGCGCTCTCTCTCATAGTCCTCTACTTTCAGCTCCCCGAGCCCTCCGGCTGGCTGGTCTGGGTCTCGCTCCTGTATCCCGCTTACTACGCCGCCGCCGCCCTCTGGCTCACCTATGCGGACCAGAGGGGGGTATAA
- a CDS encoding sulfurtransferase gives MNERLDDPGLVLIDTRPLEDYQAGHLPGACHVDLFRLRLVESSDAALATFHQTMERTLADAGVTPASTVIFYEDTSGMRAPRGVFLLEYFGSGNGAMLDGGMQSWQAAGGSLTVEVPQPTTGSFTARPREGLIATCDDILQSLGRNDILLLDARRPAEHSGEEVRADRGGHIPQAVNVEWTRNLDSSGAFKSADELKALYADRGVAPEKEIITYCQGGYRSSNAWLALKLIGYPRVRNYLASWAEWGGRADTPISCPVSF, from the coding sequence TTGAACGAGCGGCTTGACGACCCTGGCCTCGTCCTCATCGATACCCGGCCCTTGGAGGACTATCAAGCCGGCCATTTGCCTGGAGCATGCCACGTTGACCTCTTCCGGCTGCGACTCGTTGAATCGAGCGATGCGGCCCTGGCAACATTCCACCAGACCATGGAGCGCACCCTGGCCGACGCTGGTGTCACACCAGCCTCCACCGTCATCTTCTATGAGGACACCTCGGGCATGAGGGCCCCCCGGGGGGTCTTTCTCCTGGAGTACTTCGGCTCCGGGAACGGAGCGATGCTCGATGGGGGCATGCAATCCTGGCAGGCGGCTGGCGGGTCCCTCACGGTGGAGGTCCCACAGCCCACGACGGGGTCCTTCACCGCCCGTCCCCGGGAGGGTCTTATCGCCACCTGCGACGACATTCTCCAAAGTCTCGGGCGCAACGATATCCTATTGCTCGACGCCCGGCGCCCGGCGGAGCACTCGGGAGAGGAGGTTCGGGCAGACCGAGGAGGCCACATCCCTCAAGCCGTCAACGTCGAATGGACGCGGAATCTCGATTCTTCCGGAGCCTTCAAGTCGGCCGACGAATTAAAGGCCCTATACGCGGACCGGGGCGTTGCGCCTGAGAAGGAAATCATCACCTACTGCCAGGGGGGCTACCGCTCCTCGAACGCCTGGCTGGCTCTTAAGCTGATCGGCTACCCTCGGGTGCGCAACTACCTGGCGAGCTGGGCCGAATGGGGCGGCCGGGCCGACACGCCCATCTCCTGCCCCGTCTCCTTTTAA
- a CDS encoding SDR family oxidoreductase has protein sequence MTLQEKVALVTGSAKRIGRAVANALADRGVHQAVHYRTSKTEAEDAVKLFRVLGVEAESFQADLSQVKEVEALASEVLKRFGRLDILVNNASVFFPSPLGEVTDLQWDTLINTNLKGPFFLAQKVGLAMKAAVGGTIINIGDWAAERPYTGYLPYCISKAGVVAMTKGLAKALAPEVRVNCINPGPVMLPEDLSEAEKEEIMRKTPLQRTGSPADIANAVVFLCEGTDFMTGAVITVDGGRAVWG, from the coding sequence ATGACATTGCAAGAGAAAGTGGCGCTGGTGACCGGCAGCGCAAAGCGGATCGGTCGAGCGGTGGCCAACGCCCTGGCGGATCGGGGGGTTCATCAGGCCGTCCACTACAGAACGTCAAAAACCGAAGCCGAGGATGCGGTGAAGCTCTTTCGGGTCCTGGGAGTGGAAGCCGAATCGTTCCAAGCCGACCTCAGTCAGGTCAAGGAGGTGGAGGCCTTGGCCTCAGAGGTGCTGAAGCGCTTTGGGCGCCTGGACATTCTGGTCAATAACGCCTCGGTCTTCTTCCCCTCGCCCCTGGGCGAGGTGACCGACCTCCAGTGGGACACTCTCATTAATACCAACCTCAAAGGCCCCTTCTTTCTGGCCCAGAAGGTTGGGCTGGCCATGAAGGCGGCCGTCGGGGGCACAATTATCAACATCGGGGACTGGGCCGCGGAGCGGCCCTATACAGGCTACCTGCCTTACTGCATCTCTAAGGCCGGGGTAGTTGCCATGACCAAGGGGTTGGCTAAAGCCCTCGCGCCCGAAGTGCGGGTAAACTGCATCAACCCTGGGCCGGTAATGCTGCCAGAGGACCTTTCGGAGGCCGAGAAAGAGGAAATTATGCGCAAGACCCCCCTTCAGCGCACGGGCAGCCCCGCCGACATCGCCAATGCGGTGGTCTTCCTCTGCGAAGGGACCGACTTCATGACCGGCGCCGTCATCACGGTGGACGGGGGCCGGGCCGTCTGGGGCTAG
- a CDS encoding 6-carboxytetrahydropterin synthase, which translates to MYTVTKQIHFCYGHRLLNYDGKCRWLHGHNGLVEIALASEKLDERGMVYDFTIIKQVVQAWIDEHLDHKMILHRDDPLVSTLQEHGDPLYLLDENPTAEAIARLIYEEAARQGFPVVEVRLWETPTSWAAYRG; encoded by the coding sequence GTGTACACAGTAACCAAGCAGATCCATTTTTGTTACGGACACCGTCTTCTCAACTACGACGGCAAATGTCGGTGGCTCCACGGCCACAACGGTTTGGTGGAAATCGCGCTTGCCTCCGAGAAGCTCGATGAACGGGGGATGGTCTACGATTTCACCATCATCAAGCAGGTCGTCCAGGCCTGGATCGACGAGCATCTGGACCACAAGATGATTCTGCACCGGGACGACCCGTTGGTCTCAACCCTTCAGGAGCATGGCGATCCACTCTACCTGCTGGACGAGAACCCGACGGCTGAGGCGATTGCCCGGCTGATATACGAAGAGGCGGCCCGCCAAGGCTTTCCCGTCGTAGAGGTACGCCTTTGGGAGACTCCCACCAGTTGGGCCGCCTATCGGGGCTGA
- the moeB gene encoding molybdopterin-synthase adenylyltransferase MoeB — protein MSGVSFSQLIQQIKGEIKEITPEEVQERLEAGEPWALLDVREQSEWEEGHLPEAHFIPRGFLEIRTESALPEKDKPLVVYCGGGVRSAMATKTLQDMGYTNVMSMSGGFTRWRELDYSFTTPRTLTDTEMERYSRQIRIPEVGIKGQIKLLDSKVLLVGAGGLGCPSAIYLAAAGVGTIGIVDNDVVDLSNLQRQILHHTSSLGTPKTESAKAALHAINPSIEVNTYQEKLSSANVMEIIEPYDIIVDGSDNFPTRYLINDACVWTDKPNVHGSVFRFEGQVTLFNPYQGPCYRCLSPNPTPPDLAPSCADAGVLGVLPGVVGLLQAVETIKFIIGEGDSLVGRLITYDALTTSFREFKLRRDLGCPVCGENPTITEFIDYEEFCAAAAGG, from the coding sequence ATGAGTGGCGTTTCTTTTTCACAACTCATCCAGCAGATCAAGGGCGAGATCAAAGAGATTACGCCCGAGGAGGTTCAAGAGCGGCTTGAGGCGGGTGAACCGTGGGCTCTCCTCGATGTGCGGGAGCAAAGTGAGTGGGAGGAGGGCCACCTCCCCGAGGCCCACTTCATCCCTCGAGGGTTCCTCGAGATCCGGACGGAGAGCGCCCTTCCTGAGAAGGACAAGCCATTGGTCGTATATTGCGGCGGCGGGGTCCGAAGCGCCATGGCCACCAAGACTTTGCAAGATATGGGCTACACGAACGTGATGAGCATGTCCGGTGGCTTCACCCGATGGCGGGAGCTAGACTACTCCTTTACCACACCTCGGACCCTCACCGATACGGAAATGGAGCGCTACAGCCGCCAGATTCGTATCCCAGAGGTGGGCATTAAAGGTCAGATCAAGCTTCTTGATAGCAAAGTGTTGCTCGTAGGAGCTGGTGGCTTGGGTTGCCCCTCGGCGATCTACTTGGCAGCGGCCGGGGTGGGGACCATCGGCATCGTCGACAACGACGTGGTGGACCTGAGCAACCTTCAGCGCCAGATTCTCCATCACACCTCGTCCCTTGGCACCCCGAAGACAGAGTCCGCCAAGGCGGCTCTCCACGCCATAAACCCCTCAATCGAGGTTAACACGTATCAGGAGAAACTCTCCAGCGCCAACGTAATGGAGATTATAGAGCCCTATGACATCATCGTAGACGGCTCCGATAACTTTCCTACGAGGTACCTCATCAACGACGCATGTGTGTGGACGGACAAGCCCAACGTTCACGGCTCAGTCTTTCGCTTTGAGGGGCAAGTGACCCTTTTTAATCCATACCAAGGCCCGTGCTACCGGTGCCTCTCCCCGAATCCCACCCCGCCGGACCTCGCCCCGTCGTGCGCCGACGCTGGCGTGCTGGGCGTGCTGCCGGGTGTCGTCGGACTGCTCCAGGCCGTTGAGACCATAAAGTTCATCATAGGCGAGGGCGATAGCTTGGTCGGCCGTCTCATCACCTACGACGCCCTCACCACCTCCTTCCGCGAGTTCAAGTTGCGGCGCGACCTCGGCTGCCCCGTCTGCGGGGAAAACCCCACAATTACTGAGTTTATCGACTACGAGGAATTCTGCGCCGCCGCTGCTGGCGGGTAA
- a CDS encoding Rne/Rng family ribonuclease has product MTMKIVVNADEHETRIALLEKDAVTEFYIERHTELGIAGNIYKGRVIKVLPGMQAAFVDVGLDKAGFLYVADVDVEEVHDGYESLFPPEAEEDVPIERALAVEAHERAMPSYPPIEDLLQEGQDLLVQATKDPIGSKGARLTTFITLPGRHLVFMPHSTNIGVSRRIEDEAERERLRDLVEALRRPDEGYIVRTVGAGLDPAAFRADMIFLKKLWGIIKERFKAAQAPSLIHHDLSLLLRITRDLFTDEVDSLIIDSPEEYHDAVEFVRTFLPHLESRLSLYEGAEPVFDHYGIEMEVSRALGRRVWLKSGGYIVIDHTEALVVIDINTGKFVGKRNPEETILKTNLEAVKEIAYQLRLRNIGGIIIIDFIDMEQEESRQRVLAALEQALKADRSRTHIMGMSELGLVQMTRKRTRESLAHTLCEPCSYCEGKGLIKSANTVCYEIFRGIDRLAAQPFSGRKLIVTAHPKVAELLFNEEADSIEHLEKTLGKRIVIQVDSSVHQEQFDLVTD; this is encoded by the coding sequence CTGACAATGAAGATCGTTGTGAACGCCGACGAGCACGAAACCCGCATCGCCCTTCTGGAAAAGGATGCGGTAACGGAGTTCTACATCGAGCGCCACACTGAACTGGGAATCGCCGGGAACATTTACAAGGGAAGGGTTATTAAGGTGCTGCCCGGCATGCAAGCGGCCTTCGTCGATGTCGGCCTGGATAAGGCGGGTTTCCTCTATGTGGCGGATGTGGATGTCGAAGAGGTACATGACGGATACGAGTCGCTCTTCCCTCCGGAGGCCGAGGAGGACGTCCCCATTGAACGGGCGCTGGCGGTCGAGGCTCACGAACGCGCCATGCCGTCCTACCCCCCCATAGAGGACCTTCTCCAGGAAGGGCAGGACCTCCTCGTCCAGGCCACCAAAGACCCGATAGGGAGCAAAGGCGCCAGACTTACGACCTTCATAACACTTCCAGGGCGCCACCTCGTCTTCATGCCACACTCGACCAATATAGGGGTATCGAGGCGCATCGAGGATGAGGCCGAGCGCGAGCGGTTGCGCGACCTCGTCGAGGCCTTGAGGAGGCCGGATGAGGGCTATATCGTCCGGACAGTTGGGGCCGGGTTGGACCCGGCCGCATTTAGGGCCGACATGATTTTCCTAAAGAAGCTCTGGGGGATAATTAAGGAACGCTTTAAGGCGGCGCAGGCCCCCTCCCTCATCCACCATGACTTAAGCCTATTGCTCCGCATAACCAGAGACCTCTTCACCGACGAGGTCGATAGCCTCATCATCGACAGCCCTGAAGAGTACCACGATGCCGTGGAATTCGTCCGCACCTTCCTGCCCCACCTTGAGAGCCGATTGAGCCTCTACGAGGGGGCCGAGCCCGTCTTCGACCACTACGGCATCGAGATGGAGGTGAGCCGCGCTCTGGGCCGGCGTGTCTGGTTGAAAAGCGGAGGTTACATCGTCATCGACCACACGGAGGCGCTAGTCGTTATCGATATCAACACGGGCAAGTTCGTCGGCAAGCGCAATCCCGAAGAGACTATTCTGAAAACCAACCTCGAGGCGGTCAAGGAGATCGCCTACCAGCTTAGGCTTCGTAACATCGGAGGCATCATCATCATCGACTTCATAGACATGGAGCAGGAGGAGAGCCGCCAGCGGGTTCTCGCCGCCCTCGAGCAGGCCCTCAAAGCTGACCGCTCTCGAACCCATATCATGGGGATGAGCGAGCTGGGATTGGTTCAGATGACTCGCAAGCGGACCCGCGAGAGCCTCGCTCACACCCTATGCGAGCCTTGCAGCTACTGCGAGGGAAAAGGGCTCATTAAGAGCGCAAACACCGTTTGCTACGAGATTTTTCGAGGAATCGACCGCTTGGCCGCCCAGCCCTTTTCTGGGCGCAAACTCATCGTCACAGCACACCCCAAGGTTGCCGAACTCCTCTTCAACGAGGAGGCGGATTCCATCGAGCACTTGGAAAAGACATTGGGCAAGCGAATCGTTATCCAGGTAGACTCAAGCGTGCACCAAGAGCAGTTCGACCTGGTGACAGACTGA
- a CDS encoding TIGR03960 family B12-binding radical SAM protein, with the protein MNPYDSLLPFVRRPSRYLGCELNVVRKDLRDVDTTVALVFPDKYEVGMSHLGLRILYEILNREPRVACERVFCPDTDYEALLRRRKLPLASLESKKPLGSFDIVGFSLQYELSYTNVLNALELGGIPLLSVERRSQDPLIIAGGPCATNPEPIADFIDAIVVGDGEDIVLEILSVYQRWKASGSDRDALLEALGELKGIYVPAFYEPTYNQNGTIGEVIPLKKGVGPVVKRDVMNLEKAVFPTRPIVPFASIVHDRISLETGRGCIWKCRFCQAGSIDWPVRERSISTLVQQAAESLAASGYDELSLANLSIGDYSDLHGLVFAFMDRFAAEKVSLSLPSLRPATLSPALINEIQRVRKTGFTIVPEAGSQRLRRLIRKVPTNKDIFKSVEDIIGAGWEKLKLYFMIGLPTETEEDLQEMTDLCQEILRRARALGRVKQIGISASPFVPKPATPYQWCGQDPIETIREKQAFLASRLRNRAFRLGRQDPEMSFLEAVFSRGDRRLGPVIQEAHRRGCTFDGWGEHFSFTSWLEAFEAVGLDPAWYANRVIPLDETLPWAHIHMGYQAQFLKQEYRHTVGAPLLEPGEERAETPKVDIQRVKERIPDRPPAKREQPPLSVQRLRVRFAKEGLLRHLSHLELARAIKRAVKRAELPVAYSQGFNPKPKVSFGPAMPVGVASQWEIFDLELIKLVKPSHVLERLRAVLPEGLRVIEVADIPLKAPRPDESVASQTFQVAGRAAAFLPPDGVPAHKAHRRRFDDFLAQEAIPFIRHKGRRAQEINLRAFIREARVVDAEDDWLMVELDMPFSRAGSARPHEVMETCYGLEGEELAGLEVEKVAVAWRESKELG; encoded by the coding sequence ATGAACCCCTACGATTCCCTCTTGCCCTTTGTCCGCCGGCCCTCCCGCTATCTCGGCTGCGAGCTCAACGTCGTCCGCAAAGACCTCCGCGACGTCGATACCACTGTCGCCCTCGTCTTCCCTGATAAGTACGAGGTGGGAATGAGCCACCTCGGCCTGCGGATTCTATACGAAATCCTCAACCGCGAGCCCCGGGTCGCCTGCGAGAGGGTCTTCTGCCCAGACACCGACTACGAGGCGCTCCTGCGACGCCGAAAGCTCCCCCTGGCCAGCCTGGAGAGCAAGAAGCCGCTTGGCTCCTTTGATATCGTCGGCTTCTCGCTCCAGTACGAGCTCTCCTACACCAACGTCTTGAACGCCCTTGAGCTGGGCGGTATCCCCCTGCTGAGCGTCGAGCGGAGGTCCCAGGACCCCCTGATCATCGCCGGGGGGCCGTGTGCCACGAACCCCGAGCCTATCGCCGACTTCATCGACGCCATCGTGGTGGGCGACGGTGAGGATATCGTCCTGGAGATTCTCTCTGTCTACCAACGCTGGAAGGCCTCTGGCTCCGATCGCGACGCCCTACTGGAGGCTCTGGGTGAACTCAAAGGAATTTACGTCCCAGCCTTCTACGAGCCGACATACAACCAAAACGGAACCATCGGGGAGGTCATACCCCTCAAAAAGGGCGTGGGGCCGGTCGTCAAGCGGGATGTCATGAACCTTGAAAAGGCAGTCTTTCCCACCCGGCCGATCGTCCCATTCGCCAGTATCGTCCACGATCGAATATCCCTCGAGACAGGCCGGGGCTGTATATGGAAGTGCAGGTTCTGCCAAGCGGGCTCCATCGACTGGCCTGTCCGGGAGCGTTCCATATCGACATTGGTTCAACAGGCTGCCGAGAGCCTGGCCGCTAGCGGCTACGACGAGCTAAGCCTGGCCAACCTCTCCATAGGAGATTACTCAGACCTCCACGGACTTGTCTTCGCCTTCATGGACCGGTTTGCAGCCGAGAAAGTCTCTTTGAGCCTCCCCTCGCTGAGGCCCGCCACCCTGTCGCCAGCTCTCATAAACGAGATTCAGAGGGTCCGCAAGACCGGGTTCACAATCGTTCCAGAGGCCGGCAGCCAACGCCTCAGGCGCCTCATCCGCAAGGTCCCAACCAACAAGGACATTTTCAAATCCGTCGAGGATATTATAGGAGCGGGCTGGGAGAAGCTGAAGCTCTACTTTATGATCGGCCTGCCTACTGAGACCGAGGAAGACCTGCAGGAGATGACGGACCTCTGCCAGGAGATACTCCGTCGGGCACGGGCCCTCGGCCGCGTCAAGCAGATTGGAATCTCGGCAAGCCCCTTTGTACCGAAGCCGGCTACGCCCTACCAGTGGTGTGGGCAGGACCCGATAGAGACCATCCGCGAGAAACAGGCCTTTCTCGCCAGCCGTCTTAGAAACCGGGCCTTTCGCCTCGGGCGTCAGGACCCAGAGATGAGTTTTCTAGAGGCCGTTTTCTCGCGTGGCGACCGACGGCTCGGGCCCGTGATTCAAGAAGCCCACCGGAGGGGGTGCACGTTCGACGGCTGGGGCGAGCATTTCTCCTTCACAAGCTGGCTTGAGGCGTTCGAGGCCGTGGGGCTAGACCCGGCCTGGTACGCGAACCGGGTCATCCCTCTGGATGAGACTCTGCCCTGGGCCCACATCCATATGGGCTACCAGGCTCAGTTCCTGAAGCAAGAGTACCGCCACACGGTAGGGGCTCCTCTCCTCGAGCCCGGTGAAGAGCGGGCCGAGACGCCCAAGGTCGATATACAAAGAGTGAAGGAACGGATACCCGACCGTCCCCCGGCGAAGCGGGAGCAACCTCCGCTTTCGGTCCAGCGCCTCAGGGTTAGATTCGCCAAAGAGGGTCTCCTTCGGCACCTCTCCCACTTGGAGCTGGCCCGGGCCATCAAGCGGGCGGTCAAGAGGGCGGAGCTCCCAGTCGCTTACTCCCAGGGCTTCAACCCTAAGCCTAAGGTCTCCTTCGGGCCGGCCATGCCTGTTGGTGTGGCGAGCCAGTGGGAGATTTTCGACCTTGAGCTCATAAAGCTCGTCAAGCCCTCCCATGTGCTAGAGCGTCTTCGGGCCGTCCTTCCCGAGGGGCTCCGGGTAATTGAGGTGGCCGATATACCGCTCAAGGCCCCTCGGCCCGACGAATCCGTTGCCTCCCAGACCTTCCAGGTCGCAGGCCGGGCGGCGGCGTTTCTGCCGCCTGATGGCGTGCCAGCCCACAAAGCCCACCGGCGGCGCTTCGATGACTTTCTCGCACAGGAGGCAATCCCATTTATCAGGCACAAGGGACGTAGAGCTCAGGAGATAAACCTGCGAGCCTTCATTAGAGAGGCCCGTGTGGTGGACGCTGAGGACGACTGGCTCATGGTCGAGCTCGATATGCCCTTTAGCAGGGCGGGTAGCGCAAGACCCCATGAGGTCATGGAGACGTGCTACGGGCTCGAAGGCGAAGAGCTAGCGGGCTTAGAGGTCGAGAAGGTGGCTGTTGCCTGGCGAGAAAGCAAGGAGCTTGGCTGA